A genome region from Candidatus Neomarinimicrobiota bacterium includes the following:
- a CDS encoding methyltransferase domain-containing protein, giving the protein MLDFGCNNGFLSASIQAGTGAAVYATDINKAALQRAAKNYPKVSFIEPDVAASMQAKFDVNVLCHVLEHMDDCDAILCDLEPLLSPSGRLIVLVPQEAARRSHLASLGQLFY; this is encoded by the coding sequence GTGCTGGACTTTGGCTGCAATAACGGCTTCCTGTCAGCCAGCATCCAGGCCGGGACGGGTGCCGCGGTCTACGCGACCGACATCAACAAAGCGGCCCTGCAGCGGGCGGCAAAAAACTACCCCAAGGTGAGCTTCATCGAGCCCGACGTCGCTGCCTCCATGCAAGCCAAGTTCGACGTGAATGTCCTGTGCCACGTCTTGGAGCACATGGACGACTGCGATGCTATACTCTGCGATCTGGAACCGCTGTTGTCCCCTAGTGGCAGGCTGATCGTCCTTGTGCCTCAAGAGGCTGCGAGGCGATCTCACCTGGCATCACTTGGTCAACTATTCTATTAA